A section of the Sebastes fasciatus isolate fSebFas1 chromosome 5, fSebFas1.pri, whole genome shotgun sequence genome encodes:
- the c1qtnf7 gene encoding complement C1q tumor necrosis factor-related protein 7, which translates to MNSCQLWDVKMWALMVVVCLCHCVFGQLFETRLKGAPRLICSVPGSPGPPGKPGPSGPPGADGNVGIPGRDGRDGRKGEKGEKGDTGLKGRVGSTGKIGGRGDRGPAGKRGPTGEGGDVGLPGSLGRDGLKGDKGKRGLRGTAGTCKCGTLLPKSAFSVGITSSYPAEKIPIKFNKVLFDEGGHYNPQTGKFICAYPGVYYFSYDITLANKHLAIGLVHNGQFRIKTYDANTGNHDVASGATVIYLNPEDEVWLEIFFQDQNGLFADPGWADSLFTGFLLYADTNYFDTLAADYG; encoded by the exons ATGAACAGCTGCCAACTGTGGG ATGTGAAGATGTGGGCGTTGATGGTGGTAGTCTGTCTCTGCCACTGTGTCTTTGGACAGCTGTTTGAGACCAGACTGAAAGGAGCGCCGCGTCTGATCTGCAGCGTCCCCGGGTCACCTGGCCCGCCTGGCAAACCCGGTCCCAGCGGGCCCCCGGGAGCAGATGGGAATGTGGGTATCCCGGGAAGAGATGGCAGAGATGGCAGGAAGGGTGAAAAGGGAGAAAAGGGAGACACAG GGTTGAAGGGCAGAGTTGGCTCAACAGGTAAGATCGGAGGCCGAGGTGACCGTGGCCCTGCGGGGAAACGAGGCCCTACAGGAGAGGGCGGAGATGTGGGCCTACCTGGTTCTCTGGGCCGCGATGGACTGAAAGGGGATAAAGGCAAAAGAGGGCTACGTGGAACTGCAGGAACCTGCAAGTGTGGCACCCTGCTGCCTAAATCGGCCTTCTCTGTGGGCATCACCAGCAGCTACCCTGCAGAGAAAATCCCCATCAAGTTCAACAAGGTCCTGTTCGATGAGGGCGGACACTACAACCCACAGACGGGCAAGTTCATCTGTGCATACCCAGGAGTTTATTACTTCTCCTACGACATCACGCTGGCCAACAAACACCTGGCCATCGGTCTGGTGCACAACGGGCAGTTTCGCATTAAAACCTATGACGCCAACACGGGGAACCACGACGTGGCGTCTGGGGCCACCGTGATATACCTGAACCCGGAGGATGAGGTGTGGCTGGAGATCTTCTTCCAAGACCAGAATGGTTTATTTGCAGACCCGGGCTGGGCTGACAGCTTGTTCACTGGCTTCCTCCTCTATGCAGACACAAACTACTTTGACACACTGGCAGCCGACTATGGATAG